GTGATCATCGACGAGCCCAGGGGCGAGCATTACGGCGGGGTGGTGGCGGCGCCTGTTTTCAGAAAAATCGCCGGCCAGACCCTGGATTACCTGGATGCGTATCCCGACCGGAAAAGTCCTGATCTCAGGGCGTCGGGGAAAGACGAGGCCGGCGCTTGAAACTTTCCCGTCTTATTCGGCGTATGGATTCTTTGGGGCTTGTCGCGGGGCCTTTCCCGGAAAAGGACCCGGATGTGGGCGCCATTCATCACCGGTCCGGGGATGTGCGTCCGGGGGGTCTGTTTGTGGCGGTTCCCGGGTTTTTAAGTGACGGCCATGACCATATCGTCGAGGCCCTGGACCGGGGGGCCGCGGCCGTGGCGGGCCAGAGATCGGTCATTGAAAAAAAGAAAATCTTGATCCCGGGGACGCCGCTGGTCCAAACAGAGGATTCCCGAAAGGCTTTGGGCGCGATTTCCGCCGAATTTTATGGGGACCCGTCCAAAAGCCTGAAAGTGATCGGGATCACGGGGACCAACGGGAAGACCACCACGTCCTTTATTCTGGAGAGCGTCCTGAAGGCCGCCGGACTCAACCCGGGCGTCATCGGGACCGTGGACTGCCGTTATATGGGCCGGACGATTGAAACCCGGACCACCACCCCGGAGTCCGCCGATCTCCAAAGGATGATGGCCGAAATGCTCAAAGGAGGCGCCACCCATGTGGTTCTGGAGGTCTCGTCCCACGCCGTGGATTTGAGCCGGATATTCGGCTGCCGCTTTGACGCGGGGGTTTTCACGAACCTGACCCGGGACCATCTGGACTATCACAAGACCATGGACGGGTACTGGCGCTGCAAAAAACGGTTTTTCACCGATTTTATCGCGAAAAGCGGGAAAAAAGATTCCGCCGCGATCATCAACCGCCGGGACCCCAGGGGCCGGGAGCTTTTCCGGGAGCTGGGCGAGGGCGTCGGCCGGCCCCGGCTGGTTTCGACGGGATTCGGCGAGGGCGACATGGTCCGGCCCCTGGATTTTGAGATTCATTCCTCGGGCATTTCAGGACGCGCGGCGGTTCCGGGCGGGTCTTTCGCCCTGGAGTCCGGGCTCGCGGGGCGGCACAACCTGGAGAACATCCTGTGCGCCGCGGGCGCGGCCCACGCCCTGGGAATCCCGCCTCGGGCCATGGAGGAGGGAATCCGAAGGCTGAAGTCGGCGCCCGGGCGGCTGGAGCGCGTGGAAAATGACCGGGGGCTTTTCATCTATGTGGATTACGCCCACACCCCGGACGCCCTTGAAAACGTCCTGTCCACTTTGAAAAACCTGGGGACCGGGCGGCTTGTCTGCGTGTTCGGGTGCGGGGGGGATCGGGATGTGGAAAAAAGGCCCATGATGGGGCGGATATCCGGAAGGCTGGCGGATCTGTCCATCATCACGTCGGACAATCCCAGGACCGAGGACCCGGACCGGATCATGGCCCATGTGGAAAAGGGCGCCGCTCAGACATGCCCCAAAATGTATGATCCCGGCACGCTTAAACGGCTCGGTTTTTCGGAAAAGGGTCGGGCGCTGGAGCCCGACCGGGAAAAGGCCATCCGGCTGGCCATTGACGCCTCCAGGCCCGGCGATGTCATTCTCATCGCTGGAAAGGGGCACGAGGATTATCAGATCATCGGGGACAAAAAGATTCCTTTTGACGACAAAAAAAAGGTTCTGGAGGCCATCGGCGGCCCCGGGGCCGGCGGCGGGGGGTGAGAAGGTGGCCCGGAATTTGGAGCAAACCCCTGAATGGACCCTGGAAGAGATCATCAAGGGCTCCCGTGGGGAGCGGATATGCGGGGACCTTGAAAGCGTGTTCGCCGGCGTGTCCATCGATTCCCGCTCCCTGCGCCCCGACGATCTGTTCGTGGCCGTCAAGGGGGAGTCCCATGACGGGCATGCGTTTCTTTCCCGGGCCGAAGAAAAAGGCGCCCGGGGCTTTTTGATTAAAGAGGGCGGGGCCAAGGCGCCGGTTTTGGAAAAGTGGCGCCGGAAAGGGCTGGCGGCGGCGGCCGTTTCGGACACGACCCGGGCGCTGGGGGCGCTGGGGGCCTTCAACCTGGCCCGGTCCGGGGCGTCGGTGGTCGCGGTGACGGGATCCAACGGCAAAACCACCACCCGGAACATGACCGCCGCCATCGCCCGGAGACGGTTTCGGACCCTGGCCACGGCCGGCAACATGAACAACCATATCGGGCTGCCTTTGACCCTGCTTAAGCTTTCCCGGCGCCATGAGTGGGCGGTTCTGGAGATGGGCATGAATCATCCCGGGGAAATCGGATACCTGGCGGGCCTGTGCCGCCCCGCCGTGGGAGTGATCACCAACACGGGCCCGGCCCACCTGGAGGGGGTGGGGTCTCTGGAGGGCGTGGCCCATGCCAAGGGAGAGCTGCTGGAAAATCTTCAGCCCGGGGGATGGGCCGTTCTCAACGCCGATGATCCGCGGGTGGACATCCTGGCGGAAAAAGCCGGGGAGAAGGTTTTGTATTTCGGTCTTTCAAAGACAGCGGCGGTGAGAGCCGGGTCCATTAAAAAAAAAGGATCGGCCTTTTCCTTCGACCTGGCGCTTCCGGGGGAGAGCCTTCGGGTCCGTTTGAATGTCCCGGGGCGCTTCATGATCGCCAACGCCCTGGCGGCGGCCGGCGCGGCCCATCTGATGGGGATTTCCGGTGAGGATATCCGGACGGGCCTGGAGGATTTCAGGCCGGAGCCGGGGCGGATGAGCGTTCGAAAGGCCGGAGAAATTTCGGTGGTGGACGACACCTACAACGCCAACCCGGCCTCTGTGGCGGCGGCCATCTCCGCCCTTGGCGAGCTGGCCGGGGCCGGAGGAAAATTTTTCGTCCTGGGCGACATGATGGAGTTGGGCGAGCGCGCCGAATCCATGCACCGGGAGGCGGGATTGGCCGTCGCCAAAGCCGGGGCCGAAGGTCTGTGCGTCTCGGGCCGGTTCGCCGCGGCCGCGGCCGGTGGGGCGAGGGAAGGCGGTCTGGATCCCGGGCGGATTTTTCGCGGAACCCGGGACGAGATCGCCGCGTATATAAAAAAAAGTCTCAAACCCGGCGACTGGGTCCTGGTCAAAGGCTCAAGGGCGGCGGGAATGGAGCGGGTCGTTGAAAAACTTCTGGAGACGGACCCGAAAAAGACAGACATCAAGGCGGATTGAGCATGCTGTATCATCTTTTATACCCCCTTCACGAATATTTTTCGGTTTTCAATGTGTTTCGCTACATCACATTCAGAACCATATACGCGTGCCTGGTGGCTTTTCTGATTTGCTTTATCATGGGGCCCGCGTTCATCGAGGCCCTTCGAAAGATGCAGGTGCGTCAGTATATCCGCTCAAACGGCCCCAAATCCCACCTGGACAAGGCCGGGACCCCCACCATGGGGGGACTTTTGATTCTTTTTGCAGTGGCCCTTTCCACGCTCTTGTGGGCCGATTTGACCAATCCCCACATCTGGATCGCGCTTCTGTCCGCCGTGGGCTACGGCGCCATCGGATTTGCGGACGATTACCTGATGCAGATCAAAAAAAGGAGCAAGGGACTGAATGTCAGGAACAAATTCCTGCTCCAGGGGGTCCTGGGCCTCGCGGTGGGGACCCTGGTTTACCTGACGCCGGACTTTTCCACCCGGGTCGCGGCGCCTTTTTTCAAAAATGTCTCCCCGGATCTGGGGTGGGGATACATTCTGTTCGCGGCCTTTGTCATCGTGTCGGCCTCCAACGCCGTCAATCTCACCGACGGCCTGGACGGACTGGCCATCGGGCCTGTGACCATCGCGGCCGGGACCTACATGATTTTCGCCTATGTGGCGGGGCACGCGGGGATCGCGGAGTATCTCCAGATCAATTATGTCAGAGGCTGCGGGGAGCTGACCATTTTCTGCGGGGCCATGGCCGGGGCCGGCCTGGGATTTTTATGGTTCAATTCCTACCCCGCTGAGATTTTCATGGGGGATGTGGGCTCCCTTTCCCTGGGCGCCATGCTGGGGACTGTGGCGGTCATCACCAAGCAGGAGGCGCTTCTGGTCCTGGTGGGGGGTCTTTTTGTCATCGAGGCCCTGTCCGTGATATTCCAGGTGGGGTTTTTCAAAATGACCCGGGGACGGCGGATTTTTAAAATGGCCCCCCTTCATCACCATTTTGAATTAAAAGGGTGGAGCGAGCCCAAGATCATCGTTCGTTTCTGGATCATCGCGCTGGCGCTGGCCCTGATTTCCATGAGCGCCCTGAAATTGAGATAAAGGCTTTGAAAAAAGGAGCTGAGACAAATGGAGCCGGTTCATTGAAGAAGATGAGCGTCGCGGGAAAAAAATTTCTGGTGGCGGGCTTGGGAAAATCAGGTCTGGCGGCGGCCCGGTTTTTAAAAGACCGGGGCGGGCGGGTGACGGCGGCGGACTCGGCCGGACCCGAAAAACTGGGCCGGTTCTTCGAGGCGGCCCGCGAGGCGGGGATCGCCCTGGAGCTGGCGGAGCGTTTCAACGCCGCCTTTGAGGACGCCGAGCGCATCGTCATCAGCCCGGGAATTCCCCATGACATTGAGCCGGTTCAAAGGGCCCGGGAAAGGGGGGTTTCCGTGATCGGGGAGATTGAGCTGGCCTCCCGGTTCATCCCGGCCCCCATCGCGGCCATCACGGGGACCAACGGAAAAACCACCGTCGCCACCCTCGTGGGGCGGATGCTTGAGGAGTCCGGGGCCCGGGTGTATGTGGGGGGCAACATCGGGACCCCTTTGATCGACTGCGCCGGCTCCCATGAAAAATACGACGTCGTGGTGGCCGAGATCAGCAGTTTTCAGCTTGAGACGGTGGAGACCTTTAAGCCGAAGACGGCGGTCATGCTCAATATCACCGAAGACCATCTGGACCGGCACCGGGACATGGACACGTACGCCGGGGCCAAGGCGCGGATATTTGAGAACCAGGATTCAACCGATTTCGCCGTGTTAAACGGATTTGATCCGCAGGTTCTTGAAAGGGCCGCGGGCGTCCGCTCAACGTCCCTCGTGTTCGGGGGCGGGAAGGGTTTTGACGGCGCGGCGGCCCTCCAGGGGAAAAGAATCGTTTTCGGGCCGGCCGTGAAAAGGCTTCCGGGATTCGCCCGGGCCCGGGACATTGATCTTGGACAGGCCGGACTCGTCGGACGGCACAACCATGAAAACATCGCGGCCTCATTCCTGGCCGCGGCCGCGTCCGGGGGGACCTTCGAAGGGGCGCTGGCCGCCCTGGAAAGCTTCGGGGGGCTTCCCCACCGGATCCAGCGAGTGGGGGCCGTTGACGGGGCGGATTATTACAACGACTCCAAGGCCACCAACGCGGACGCCGCGTTAAGGGCGCTGGAGGCCTTTGACCGTCCCGTGGTCCTGATTATGGGAGGGCGGGACAAAAACGCCGATTTCGCCGTCCTTTCGGAGGCGATCCGGAAAAGGGTGAAGACCCTCGTCGTCATGGGCGAGGCCGCCAAAAAGATCGAGTCCGCGCTGGGGTACCCGGCGCCGATCAAACGGGCGGGGTCCATGGAAGAGGCGGTTTTCATGGCGCATGGGGCCGCAAGGCCCGGGGACGTGGTCCTTCTGTCCCCGGGCTGCGCCAGTTTTGACATGTACGAAAGCTACGCCGCGCGGGGAGAGGATTTCGCCCGCGCCGTCCATGAAATCAAGGGGAGGCGACATGTCGAAGATCGGGATTGACCGGGATGTCCCGGGGACCATGTCATACGACTTAAAACTTCTGTTTCCGGTTCTTTGCCTGGCCGGAATCGGGGTGGTGATGGTGTTCAGCGCAAGCTCGGCCCTGGCGGGACAGAAGTTCGGCTCCCACTACTATTTTTTGAAGAGACAGGCTTTTTTCCTGGGCCTGGGGTCGGGCGTCCTTTTTTTATGCCGCCACATTCCCTATGGGCTTTTCAAGCTCGCGGCCTACCCCCTTCTGGCGCTGTCCGCGATTTTCCTGGCGGCTCTTCACGTCCCTTTTTTGGGATACGCCGCCGCCGGATCCACCCGCTGGCTGGATTTGGGGCTTTTTTCTTTTCAGCCCTCGGAGATGGCGCGTTTTGCCATGATCGTGTTTCTGGCTTCGTCCATGAGCAAAAATCCGGATTCCATCAAACGGTTTTCCTCCGGATTCCTGCCCCATATGATCGCGCTGGGCGTCTTTACGGCCCTGATATTCATGGAGCCGGACTTCGGCTCCGCCGTGATCCTGGCGGCGGTGACATGGATCATGCTCTTTGTGGGCGGGGGGCGTCTGCGCCATCTGGCGGGATCGCTGGCGCTTCTTTTGCCGGTGTTTTTCTTTTTTATGATCAACGCCCAGTACCGGGTCAAGCGTATTTTGACGTTTTTAAATCCCTGGGAAAATTCCGCCGGGGACGGCTACCAGATCGTCCATTCCCTCATGGCCTTCGGTAGCGGCGGAATATGGGGAATGGGGATCGGCAAAGGATATCAGAAACTGTTTTACCTGCCCGAGCCCCACACCGATTTTATTTTTTCGGTCATCGGCGAGGAAATGGGGCTGGCCGGCGCTTTGTTCATCCTGGCCCTTTATTCGGTCATTGTCTGGCAGGGGATCAAGGTGTCCCTCCATGCCAAAGACGCCTTTGGATCGTTTTTGTCCATGGGGCTCATCACCGCCATCGGGCTTCAGGCCTGCGTCAATATGGCCATGACCATGGGGCTGCTTCCCACAAAGGGGCTGGCGCTGCCCTTTTTGAGCTACGGCGGGACTTCCCTTCTCATTAACATGGCCTCTGTGGGGATACTGATGAATATCGGGGCCAACCAGGAGAAAAAGGCTTATGAAAAGCGCTGATCACGGAAAAAAAGACCGGCCCCTGGCCGTGGTCATCGCCGGGGGGGGCACCGGGGGGCATCTTTTCCCGGCCATCAGCCTGGCCGAGGCGTTTCAGGACAAGGCGCCCGGCGTCCGGATTCTTTTCGTGAACACGGGCAATGCGTTTGAGACGAAAACCCTGTCCAGGGAGGGATTTTCCTTTCAAAAAATACCGGCCCGGGGGCTGAAAGGAAAGGGCCTGGCGGGTCGGTTTAAAACGCTCATGATCCTTCCCCGGGGAATCTTCCGGTCGATTTCGATTTTAAGGGCCTTTCGCCCCGACCTCGTGGTGGGCGTGGGGGGGTATTCGTCGGGGCCCGCGGGCCTGGCCGCGAAATTTTTGGGGATTCCCCTGGCGCTGCACGAGCAGAACATCCTGCCGGGGATCGCCAACCGGTTTTTGTCCCTTTTCGCGGCCCGGGTCTATGTGTCTTTTGACGACACGCGCCTGTCGTCCGGAAAGGCGTTTTTGCCCGCCATTAATCCGGCCCGGGTTCTTGTGACCGGGAATCCCATCCGGAGGCGGATGCGAAAGGGAATCGGGCATGGGAAAAAAAACGGCGGGGCGTTTCGTGTCCTGATCCTCGGGGGAAGCCAGGGCGCCCGCGCCATCAACGAGGCGGTCATGGACGCCCTGGGACTTTTCAAAGAGGATGAAAGCGTTTTTTTGACCCACCAGACCGGGGAAAAAGACGCCGCGGAAGTGGCGGCGGCTTACCGGCGAAGCCAAACGCCGGGCCGGGTCCGGGCGTTTTTTCATGACATGGATCGGCGCTACGCCGAAGCCGATTTGATCCTTTGCCGGGCCGGGGCCGGGACGGTGTCGGAAATCGCGGCCATGGGAAAAGCGGCTGTTTTTGTTCCGTTTCCCTTCGCCGCCGACAATCACCAGGTTTTAAACGCCATGTCCATGAAGGAAAAAGGCGCCGCTGAAATTATTTTCCAGGATGATTTGACCGGGCCGCGCATCTATGAGATGATAAAAAGTTATCAATCCGACCGGCGGCCCCTTCTGGAGATGGCGAAAAAGGCCGGGGAAACGGGGCGGCCCGAGGCGGCGGACCGGATTGTGGAGGATTGCCTCCGTCTGACGGGGCGGCTGTGAAAAGGTTTATGAAGAATCAAATAAAAAATCCATTGAGGAGGCCCTATGCTGACTGTGCGGGGAACATTTGACGGGAAAAATATCAAACCCCTTGATCCTGTGCCGTTTGACGGGAAAACGGAAGTTTTGATCACTTTTCTGCGCCGGGACGCTCGATCAACAGCCAAAAAAACAGGGACCTGGCGGGATTTAAAGGGGAGCGCCAGGGGGGAAAACTTGACGACGGCTTTGCTGACGTCGAGAAAAAAGGATTTGATGCGTGAAAAATAAATATGTTCTGGACACTTCGGCGATCTTTACCTTTTTGGAGGATGAACCCGGCGCCGATGATGTGGAAAGCCTTCTTGACAAGGCGGAAGAGGGCGGCGCCGTGATCTTTCTCTCTTTCATGACGTTTGCGGAGGTTTATTATATCTCCTTTCGTAAGCGGGGAAAAGATGTCGCGGAGCGCCGAGTGCAGGAGCTTTTCATGATGCCCGTGATAC
The DNA window shown above is from Candidatus Desulfarcum epimagneticum and carries:
- the murE gene encoding UDP-N-acetylmuramoyl-L-alanyl-D-glutamate--2, 6-diaminopimelate ligase, with product MKLSRLIRRMDSLGLVAGPFPEKDPDVGAIHHRSGDVRPGGLFVAVPGFLSDGHDHIVEALDRGAAAVAGQRSVIEKKKILIPGTPLVQTEDSRKALGAISAEFYGDPSKSLKVIGITGTNGKTTTSFILESVLKAAGLNPGVIGTVDCRYMGRTIETRTTTPESADLQRMMAEMLKGGATHVVLEVSSHAVDLSRIFGCRFDAGVFTNLTRDHLDYHKTMDGYWRCKKRFFTDFIAKSGKKDSAAIINRRDPRGRELFRELGEGVGRPRLVSTGFGEGDMVRPLDFEIHSSGISGRAAVPGGSFALESGLAGRHNLENILCAAGAAHALGIPPRAMEEGIRRLKSAPGRLERVENDRGLFIYVDYAHTPDALENVLSTLKNLGTGRLVCVFGCGGDRDVEKRPMMGRISGRLADLSIITSDNPRTEDPDRIMAHVEKGAAQTCPKMYDPGTLKRLGFSEKGRALEPDREKAIRLAIDASRPGDVILIAGKGHEDYQIIGDKKIPFDDKKKVLEAIGGPGAGGGG
- a CDS encoding UDP-N-acetylmuramoyl-L-alanyl-D-glutamate--2, 6-diaminopimelate ligase / UDP-N-acetylmuramoyl-tripeptide--D-alanyl-D-alanine ligase (fragment), whose translation is MEQTPEWTLEEIIKGSRGERICGDLESVFAGVSIDSRSLRPDDLFVAVKGESHDGHAFLSRAEEKGARGFLIKEGGAKAPVLEKWRRKGLAAAAVSDTTRALGALGAFNLARSGASVVAVTGSNGKTTTRNMTAAIARRRFRTLATAGNMNNHIGLPLTLLKLSRRHEWAVLEMGMNHPGEIGYLAGLCRPAVGVITNTGPAHLEGVGSLEGVAHAKGELLENLQPGGWAVLNADDPRVDILAEKAGEKVLYFGLSKTAAVRAGSIKKKGSAFSFDLALPGESLRVRLNVPGRFMIANALAAAGAAHLMGISGEDIRTGLEDFRPEPGRMSVRKAGEISVVDDTYNANPASVAAAISALGELAGAGGKFFVLGDMMELGERAESMHREAGLAVAKAGAEGLCVSGRFAAAAAGGAREGGLDPGRIFRGTRDEIAAYIKKSLKPGDWVLVKGSRAAGMERVVEKLLETDPKKTDIKAD
- the mraY gene encoding phospho-N-acetylmuramoyl-pentapeptide transferase (Evidence 2a : Function from experimental evidences in other organisms; PubMedId : 10564498, 215212, 2179861; Product type e : enzyme) — its product is MLYHLLYPLHEYFSVFNVFRYITFRTIYACLVAFLICFIMGPAFIEALRKMQVRQYIRSNGPKSHLDKAGTPTMGGLLILFAVALSTLLWADLTNPHIWIALLSAVGYGAIGFADDYLMQIKKRSKGLNVRNKFLLQGVLGLAVGTLVYLTPDFSTRVAAPFFKNVSPDLGWGYILFAAFVIVSASNAVNLTDGLDGLAIGPVTIAAGTYMIFAYVAGHAGIAEYLQINYVRGCGELTIFCGAMAGAGLGFLWFNSYPAEIFMGDVGSLSLGAMLGTVAVITKQEALLVLVGGLFVIEALSVIFQVGFFKMTRGRRIFKMAPLHHHFELKGWSEPKIIVRFWIIALALALISMSALKLR
- the murD gene encoding UDP-N-acetylmuramoylalanine--D-glutamate ligase; translation: MKKMSVAGKKFLVAGLGKSGLAAARFLKDRGGRVTAADSAGPEKLGRFFEAAREAGIALELAERFNAAFEDAERIVISPGIPHDIEPVQRARERGVSVIGEIELASRFIPAPIAAITGTNGKTTVATLVGRMLEESGARVYVGGNIGTPLIDCAGSHEKYDVVVAEISSFQLETVETFKPKTAVMLNITEDHLDRHRDMDTYAGAKARIFENQDSTDFAVLNGFDPQVLERAAGVRSTSLVFGGGKGFDGAAALQGKRIVFGPAVKRLPGFARARDIDLGQAGLVGRHNHENIAASFLAAAASGGTFEGALAALESFGGLPHRIQRVGAVDGADYYNDSKATNADAALRALEAFDRPVVLIMGGRDKNADFAVLSEAIRKRVKTLVVMGEAAKKIESALGYPAPIKRAGSMEEAVFMAHGAARPGDVVLLSPGCASFDMYESYAARGEDFARAVHEIKGRRHVEDRD
- the ftsW gene encoding putative peptidoglycan glycosyltransferase FtsW (Evidence 3 : Putative function from multiple computational evidences), with the protein product MSKIGIDRDVPGTMSYDLKLLFPVLCLAGIGVVMVFSASSALAGQKFGSHYYFLKRQAFFLGLGSGVLFLCRHIPYGLFKLAAYPLLALSAIFLAALHVPFLGYAAAGSTRWLDLGLFSFQPSEMARFAMIVFLASSMSKNPDSIKRFSSGFLPHMIALGVFTALIFMEPDFGSAVILAAVTWIMLFVGGGRLRHLAGSLALLLPVFFFFMINAQYRVKRILTFLNPWENSAGDGYQIVHSLMAFGSGGIWGMGIGKGYQKLFYLPEPHTDFIFSVIGEEMGLAGALFILALYSVIVWQGIKVSLHAKDAFGSFLSMGLITAIGLQACVNMAMTMGLLPTKGLALPFLSYGGTSLLINMASVGILMNIGANQEKKAYEKR
- the murG gene encoding UDP-N-acetylglucosamine--N-acetylmuramyl-(pentapeptide) pyrophosphoryl-undecaprenol N-acetylglucosamine transferase; this encodes MKSADHGKKDRPLAVVIAGGGTGGHLFPAISLAEAFQDKAPGVRILFVNTGNAFETKTLSREGFSFQKIPARGLKGKGLAGRFKTLMILPRGIFRSISILRAFRPDLVVGVGGYSSGPAGLAAKFLGIPLALHEQNILPGIANRFLSLFAARVYVSFDDTRLSSGKAFLPAINPARVLVTGNPIRRRMRKGIGHGKKNGGAFRVLILGGSQGARAINEAVMDALGLFKEDESVFLTHQTGEKDAAEVAAAYRRSQTPGRVRAFFHDMDRRYAEADLILCRAGAGTVSEIAAMGKAAVFVPFPFAADNHQVLNAMSMKEKGAAEIIFQDDLTGPRIYEMIKSYQSDRRPLLEMAKKAGETGRPEAADRIVEDCLRLTGRL
- the vapC gene encoding Ribonuclease VapC; this translates as MKNKYVLDTSAIFTFLEDEPGADDVESLLDKAEEGGAVIFLSFMTFAEVYYISFRKRGKDVAERRVQELFMMPVIRVDSNAESSYVAGRIKASRRMSMADAWIAALAKIKKAALVHKDPEFESIENEVEVLKLPYKNAN